In one window of Hyla sarda isolate aHylSar1 chromosome 1, aHylSar1.hap1, whole genome shotgun sequence DNA:
- the LOC130357578 gene encoding cytochrome P450 3A12-like isoform X1, with protein sequence MFLIPDFSKETWILLIILLALLAYYGIWPYRVFKKYGIPGPKPLPFIGTFLQNKNGLFQFDMECFKKYGKIWGFYDGRQPVLAIMDPAIIKFILVKECYTIFTNRRNFGLNGPLKSAVSTATDEQWKRIRTVLSPTFTSGKLKQMFPIIKQYGDLLVKNIQKKVDNKEFVDMKNIFGSYSMDIVLSTSFSVNVDSLNNPNDPFVINGRKLFSFSFFNPLFLTTVLCPFLIPLLEKLNFCFLPLSVLDFFQDAIKRIKKNRNKGIHSERVDFLQLMVDAQSKDNNAGEETHGYKELTDSEILAQGLIFIMAGYETTSTTLMFLAYHLATHPDVQTKLQEEIDTFLPNKAPPTYEALTQMEYLDAVLNENLRFYPAAGRIERVCKTTTEINGVTIPKGVVTVIPAFVLHRNPEIWTDPEEFRPERFSKENRDTIDPYTFLPFGAGPRNCIGMRFALTNMKSVITLLLQNFSFRTCKDTPIPLEIDTTGFLKTKKPVILNLVPREAEKIEK encoded by the exons ATGTTTCTCATCCCAGACTTCTCCAAAGAAACATGGATCCTGCTCATCATACTGCTGGCACTTCTCGCTTA TTATGGGATCTGGCCATACAGAGTTTTTAAAAAATATGGAATACCTGGCCCTAAGCCCCTACCATTTATTGGAACTTttcttcaaaacaaaaat ggacTATTTCAATTCGACATGGAATGTttcaaaaaatatggaaaaatatGGGG ATTCTATGATGGGAGGCAGCCAGTTCTTGCGATTATGGACCCAGCAATCATTAAATTCATTCTAGTTAAGGAATGCTACACTATATTTACAAACAGACGG AATTTTGGCCTTAATGGACCTCTGAAGTCTGCAGTGTCAACTGCTACTGATGAGCAATGGAAGAGGATACGCACCGTGTTATCACCAACATTCACCAGTGGTAAACTAAAGCAG ATGTTCCCAATAATAAAACAGTATGGAGACCTTTTAGTGAAGAATATTCAAAAGAAAGTTGATAACAAAGAATTTGTAGACATGAAAAA CATCTTTGGAAGCTACAGCATGGACATTGTTCTAAGTACATCCTTCAGTGTGAATGTGGATTCATTGAACAATCCTAATGATCCATTTGTGATCAATGGTAGAAAACTTTTCAGCTTCTCCTTTTTCAACCCTCTGTTCTTAACAACAG TTCTGTGTCCATTCCTGATTCCTCTTTTGGAAAAGCTGAATTTCTGCTTCCTCCCATTAAGTGTCCTCGACTTTTTTCAAGATGCCataaaaagaataaagaaaaacagAAATAAGGGAATCCACTCA GAACGAGTAGATTTTCTCCAACTCATGGTAGATGCTCAATCTAAAGACAACAATGCAGGAGAGGAGACTCATGGCTATAAAG AATTGACAGACTCTGAAATTTTGGCTCAGGGACTTATCTTTATTATGGCTGGTTATGAGACCACCAGCACCACACTTATGTTTCTGGCATACCATCTGGCTACGCACCCTGATGTCCAAACCAAACTTCAGGAGGAAATTGACACCTTTCTTCCCAATAAG GCTCCACCAACATATGAAGCTCTGACGCAGATGGAATACCTTGATGCGGTGCTTAATGAAAACTTGCGATTCTACCCTGCAGCCGGGAGAATTGAACGGGTTTGTAAGACAACAACTGAGATCAATGGTGTAACTATCCCAAAGGGAGTTGTGACTGTTATCCCGGCCTTTGTGCTGCATCGTAACCCTGAGATCTGGACTGATCCAGAGGAATTCCGACCTGAAAG ATTTAGTAAGGAGAACAGGGACACAATAGACCCATACACCTTCCTACCCTTTGGAGCTGGACCTCGGAACTGCATAGGAATGAGGTTTGCCTTAACCAACATGAAATCAGTTATCAccctgctgctgcaaaacttCTCTTTCCGAACGTGCAAAGACACTCCA ATCCCTCTGGAAATTGACACCACTGGATTCCTTAAGACAAAGAAACCTGTTATATTAAACCTCGTGCCAAGAGAAGCCGAGAAGATTGAAAAGTAG
- the LOC130357578 gene encoding cytochrome P450 3A4-like isoform X2 produces the protein MECFKKYGKIWGFYDGRQPVLAIMDPAIIKFILVKECYTIFTNRRNFGLNGPLKSAVSTATDEQWKRIRTVLSPTFTSGKLKQMFPIIKQYGDLLVKNIQKKVDNKEFVDMKNIFGSYSMDIVLSTSFSVNVDSLNNPNDPFVINGRKLFSFSFFNPLFLTTVLCPFLIPLLEKLNFCFLPLSVLDFFQDAIKRIKKNRNKGIHSERVDFLQLMVDAQSKDNNAGEETHGYKELTDSEILAQGLIFIMAGYETTSTTLMFLAYHLATHPDVQTKLQEEIDTFLPNKAPPTYEALTQMEYLDAVLNENLRFYPAAGRIERVCKTTTEINGVTIPKGVVTVIPAFVLHRNPEIWTDPEEFRPERFSKENRDTIDPYTFLPFGAGPRNCIGMRFALTNMKSVITLLLQNFSFRTCKDTPIPLEIDTTGFLKTKKPVILNLVPREAEKIEK, from the exons ATGGAATGTttcaaaaaatatggaaaaatatGGGG ATTCTATGATGGGAGGCAGCCAGTTCTTGCGATTATGGACCCAGCAATCATTAAATTCATTCTAGTTAAGGAATGCTACACTATATTTACAAACAGACGG AATTTTGGCCTTAATGGACCTCTGAAGTCTGCAGTGTCAACTGCTACTGATGAGCAATGGAAGAGGATACGCACCGTGTTATCACCAACATTCACCAGTGGTAAACTAAAGCAG ATGTTCCCAATAATAAAACAGTATGGAGACCTTTTAGTGAAGAATATTCAAAAGAAAGTTGATAACAAAGAATTTGTAGACATGAAAAA CATCTTTGGAAGCTACAGCATGGACATTGTTCTAAGTACATCCTTCAGTGTGAATGTGGATTCATTGAACAATCCTAATGATCCATTTGTGATCAATGGTAGAAAACTTTTCAGCTTCTCCTTTTTCAACCCTCTGTTCTTAACAACAG TTCTGTGTCCATTCCTGATTCCTCTTTTGGAAAAGCTGAATTTCTGCTTCCTCCCATTAAGTGTCCTCGACTTTTTTCAAGATGCCataaaaagaataaagaaaaacagAAATAAGGGAATCCACTCA GAACGAGTAGATTTTCTCCAACTCATGGTAGATGCTCAATCTAAAGACAACAATGCAGGAGAGGAGACTCATGGCTATAAAG AATTGACAGACTCTGAAATTTTGGCTCAGGGACTTATCTTTATTATGGCTGGTTATGAGACCACCAGCACCACACTTATGTTTCTGGCATACCATCTGGCTACGCACCCTGATGTCCAAACCAAACTTCAGGAGGAAATTGACACCTTTCTTCCCAATAAG GCTCCACCAACATATGAAGCTCTGACGCAGATGGAATACCTTGATGCGGTGCTTAATGAAAACTTGCGATTCTACCCTGCAGCCGGGAGAATTGAACGGGTTTGTAAGACAACAACTGAGATCAATGGTGTAACTATCCCAAAGGGAGTTGTGACTGTTATCCCGGCCTTTGTGCTGCATCGTAACCCTGAGATCTGGACTGATCCAGAGGAATTCCGACCTGAAAG ATTTAGTAAGGAGAACAGGGACACAATAGACCCATACACCTTCCTACCCTTTGGAGCTGGACCTCGGAACTGCATAGGAATGAGGTTTGCCTTAACCAACATGAAATCAGTTATCAccctgctgctgcaaaacttCTCTTTCCGAACGTGCAAAGACACTCCA ATCCCTCTGGAAATTGACACCACTGGATTCCTTAAGACAAAGAAACCTGTTATATTAAACCTCGTGCCAAGAGAAGCCGAGAAGATTGAAAAGTAG
- the LOC130357578 gene encoding cytochrome P450 3A29-like isoform X3: protein MDPAIIKFILVKECYTIFTNRRNFGLNGPLKSAVSTATDEQWKRIRTVLSPTFTSGKLKQMFPIIKQYGDLLVKNIQKKVDNKEFVDMKNIFGSYSMDIVLSTSFSVNVDSLNNPNDPFVINGRKLFSFSFFNPLFLTTVLCPFLIPLLEKLNFCFLPLSVLDFFQDAIKRIKKNRNKGIHSERVDFLQLMVDAQSKDNNAGEETHGYKELTDSEILAQGLIFIMAGYETTSTTLMFLAYHLATHPDVQTKLQEEIDTFLPNKAPPTYEALTQMEYLDAVLNENLRFYPAAGRIERVCKTTTEINGVTIPKGVVTVIPAFVLHRNPEIWTDPEEFRPERFSKENRDTIDPYTFLPFGAGPRNCIGMRFALTNMKSVITLLLQNFSFRTCKDTPIPLEIDTTGFLKTKKPVILNLVPREAEKIEK from the exons ATGGACCCAGCAATCATTAAATTCATTCTAGTTAAGGAATGCTACACTATATTTACAAACAGACGG AATTTTGGCCTTAATGGACCTCTGAAGTCTGCAGTGTCAACTGCTACTGATGAGCAATGGAAGAGGATACGCACCGTGTTATCACCAACATTCACCAGTGGTAAACTAAAGCAG ATGTTCCCAATAATAAAACAGTATGGAGACCTTTTAGTGAAGAATATTCAAAAGAAAGTTGATAACAAAGAATTTGTAGACATGAAAAA CATCTTTGGAAGCTACAGCATGGACATTGTTCTAAGTACATCCTTCAGTGTGAATGTGGATTCATTGAACAATCCTAATGATCCATTTGTGATCAATGGTAGAAAACTTTTCAGCTTCTCCTTTTTCAACCCTCTGTTCTTAACAACAG TTCTGTGTCCATTCCTGATTCCTCTTTTGGAAAAGCTGAATTTCTGCTTCCTCCCATTAAGTGTCCTCGACTTTTTTCAAGATGCCataaaaagaataaagaaaaacagAAATAAGGGAATCCACTCA GAACGAGTAGATTTTCTCCAACTCATGGTAGATGCTCAATCTAAAGACAACAATGCAGGAGAGGAGACTCATGGCTATAAAG AATTGACAGACTCTGAAATTTTGGCTCAGGGACTTATCTTTATTATGGCTGGTTATGAGACCACCAGCACCACACTTATGTTTCTGGCATACCATCTGGCTACGCACCCTGATGTCCAAACCAAACTTCAGGAGGAAATTGACACCTTTCTTCCCAATAAG GCTCCACCAACATATGAAGCTCTGACGCAGATGGAATACCTTGATGCGGTGCTTAATGAAAACTTGCGATTCTACCCTGCAGCCGGGAGAATTGAACGGGTTTGTAAGACAACAACTGAGATCAATGGTGTAACTATCCCAAAGGGAGTTGTGACTGTTATCCCGGCCTTTGTGCTGCATCGTAACCCTGAGATCTGGACTGATCCAGAGGAATTCCGACCTGAAAG ATTTAGTAAGGAGAACAGGGACACAATAGACCCATACACCTTCCTACCCTTTGGAGCTGGACCTCGGAACTGCATAGGAATGAGGTTTGCCTTAACCAACATGAAATCAGTTATCAccctgctgctgcaaaacttCTCTTTCCGAACGTGCAAAGACACTCCA ATCCCTCTGGAAATTGACACCACTGGATTCCTTAAGACAAAGAAACCTGTTATATTAAACCTCGTGCCAAGAGAAGCCGAGAAGATTGAAAAGTAG